One genomic segment of Musa acuminata AAA Group cultivar baxijiao chromosome BXJ3-3, Cavendish_Baxijiao_AAA, whole genome shotgun sequence includes these proteins:
- the LOC135633553 gene encoding cytochrome P450 71A1-like: MAFPPLLLSSLPSLLVVLALLSSLLLAGRKARGGSATWKLPPGPPKLPVIGHLHLLGSSLLHRSLWELSKKHGPLMHLKLGRVPVVVVSSPEMAKEVLKTHDLECCSRPSLLSFSKFSYGFSDVALTPYGDRWRQLRKFCTVELFSASKINTFRDIRKEEMERVTKLICSHARASTMVNLSELLLSLSCNMTCRTAFGSGFDDGGDIQLHDMLREAQAVVAGLFLSDYLPLLGWVDRLSGMRSRLERAYLKLDSIYQRRIDYHQDRLRQQGKEDGDVLDALLRMQKDEEGLTEDHIKGVLMDIFIAGTDTSSATVEWAMAELIRQPELMKRAQDEVRRCVGSKGEVEESDLHQLHFFKCVIKETMRLHPAAPLLLPRETMQHFKLNGYDILPKTWMYVNAWAIGRDPNSWGRPHVFDPERFMHDSMEANGQDFKLIPFGEGRRICPGKNLGMLMVELVLANLLYSFDWHLPPGMVKEDISMEEAPGVTVHRKYALCLMATKYDATTA; encoded by the exons ATGGCATTTCCACCCCTCCTGCTCTCCTCTCTCCCTTCTCTTCTCGTTGTTCTCGCACTGCTGTCTTCACTTCTTCTCGCAGGTCGGAAGGCGAGAGGTGGCTCGGCGACCTGGAAACTCCCTCCAGGCCCACCCAAGCTCCCCGTCATCGGCCACCTCCACCTCTTGGGGAGCAGCTTGCTGCATCGCTCCCTTTGGGAACTCTCCAAGAAACATGGACCTCTCATGCACTTGAAACTTGGTCGAGTCCCCGTTGTCGTCGTGTCCTCGCCGGAGATGGCTAAGGAAGTGCTCAAGACACACGATCTTGAGTGCTGCAGTCGGCCTTCGCTCCTCTCCTTTTCCAAGTTTTCATACGGTTTCTCCGACGTCGCCTTAACCCCATACGGAGATCGATGGAGGCAGCTTCGGAAGTTCTGCACCGTCGAACTCTTCAGCGCCAGTAAGATCAACACTTTTAGGGACATAAGAAAAGAAGAGATGGAGCGAGTGACGAAACTGATATGTTCTCACGCTCGCGCTTCGACCATGGTCAACCTGAGCGAGTTGCTGCTCTCGCTTTCCTGCAATATGACATGCAGAACTGCCTTTGGCTCCGGCTTCGACGATGGAGGCGACATCCAACTCCACGACATGCTCAGAGAAGCCCAAGCGGTGGTAGCTGGCTTGTTTTTATCTGATTACTTACCATTGTTGGGGTGGGTTGATAGGCTAAGTGGGATGAGATCCAGACTTGAAAGGGCCTATCTCAAACTCGATAGCATCTACCAACGCCGTATAGATTACCACCAAGATCGATTGAGGCAACAAGGTAAAGAGGACGGAGACGTCTTAGATGCTTTGCTCCGCATGCAAAAGGATGAGGAGGGTCTAACAGAAGACCACATCAAAGGAGTTCTCATG GATATTTTCATTGCTGGGACGGACACATCCTCGGCAACCGTGGAGTGGGCGATGGCGGAGCTCATCAGACAACCTGAGCTGATGAAGAGAGCACAAGACGAGGTAAGACGATGTGTCGGAAGCAAAGGGGAGGTGGAGGAGAGTGACCTTCACCAACTTCATTTCTTCAAGTGTGTCATCAAGGAGACGATGAGGCTGCACCCTGCCGCTCCGCTGCTACTTCCTAGGGAAACCATGCAGCACTTTAAGCTTAATGGCTATGATATTCTACCCAAAACATGGATGTATGTGAATGCTTGGGCGATAGGAAGAGATCCCAATTCGTGGGGGAGGCCTCATGTCTTTGATCCAGAGAGGTTCATGCATGACTCCATGGAGGCAAATGGGCAGGATTTCAAGCTCATACCATTTGGCGAAGGTCGAAGGATCTGCCCCGGTAAGAATCTTGGAATGTTAATGGTGGAACTTGTGCTTGCCAACCTCCTCTACTCCTTTGATTGGCATTTACCACCTGGAATGGTGAAGGAGGACATCAGTATGGAGGAAGCCCCTGGTGTTACTGTACATAGAAAGTATGCTCTTTGTCTCATGGCCACGAAATATGATGCAACAACAGCCTGA
- the LOC103974989 gene encoding cytochrome P450 71A1 codes for MAVLTLLLSPLPSLLVVLALLSSLLLAGRKARGGSATWKLPPGPPKLPVIGHLHLLGSSLLHRSLWELSKKHGPLMHLKLGRVPVVVVSSPEMAKEVLKTHDLECCSRPSLLSFSKFSYGFSDVAFIPYGERWRQLRKFCTVELFSTRKINSFRDIRKEEMERVTKLICSHARASSMVNLSELLLSLSCNMTCRSAFGSGFDDGGDIQLHDMLREAQAAVGGLFLSDYLPLLGWVDRLSGMRSRLERAFLKLDSIYQRRIDYHQDRLRQQGKEDGDVLDALLRMQKDEEGLTEDHIKGVLMDIFIAGTDTSSATVEWAMAELIRQPELMKRAQDEVRRSVGSKGEVEESDLHQLHFFKCVIKETMRLHPAAPLLLPRETMQHFKLNGYDILPKTWMYVNAWAIGRDPNSWGRPHLFDPERFMHDSTEASGQDFKLIPFGEGRRICPGKNLGMLMVELVLANLLYSFDWHLPPGMVKEDISMEEAPGVTVHREYALCLMATKYDATTA; via the exons ATGGCAGTTCTTACCCTCCTGCTCTCCCCTCTCCCTTCTCTTCTCGTTGTTCTCGCACTGCTGTCTTCACTTCTTCTCGCAGGTCGGAAGGCGAGAGGTGGCTCGGCGACCTGGAAACTCCCTCCAGGCCCACCCAAGCTCCCCGTCATCGGCCACCTCCACCTCTTGGGGAGCAGCTTGCTGCATCGCTCCCTTTGGGAACTCTCCAAGAAACATGGACCTCTCATGCACTTGAAACTTGGTCGAGTCCCCGTTGTCGTCGTGTCCTCGCCGGAGATGGCTAAGGAAGTGCTCAAGACACACGACCTTGAGTGCTGCAGTCGGCCTTCGCTCCTCTCCTTTTCCAAGTTTTCATACGGTTTCTCCGACGTCGCCTTCATCCCATACGGAGAACGATGGAGGCAGCTTCGGAAGTTCTGCACCGTCGAACTCTTCAGCACCAGGAAGATCAACTCTTTTAGGGACATAAGAAAAGAAGAGATGGAGCGAGTGACGAAACTGATATGTTCTCACGCTCGCGCTTCATCCATGGTCAACCTGAGCGAGTTGCTGCTCTCGCTTTCCTGCAATATGACATGCAGATCTGCCTTTGGCTCTGGCTTCGACGATGGAGGCGACATCCAACTCCACGACATGCTCAGAGAAGCCCAAGCGGCGGTGGGAGGCTTGTTTTTGTCTGATTACTTACCATTGTTGGGGTGGGTTGATAGGCTAAGTGGGATGAGATCCAGACTTGAAAGGGCCTTTCTTAAGCTCGATAGCATCTATCAACGCCGTATAGATTACCACCAAGATCGATTGAGGCAACAAGGTAAAGAAGATGGAGACGTCTTAGATGCTTTGCTCCGCATGCAAAAGGATGAGGAGGGTCTAACAGAAGACCACATCAAAGGAGTTCTCATG GATATTTTCATTGCTGGGACGGACACATCCTCGGCAACCGTGGAGTGGGCGATGGCGGAGCTCATCAGACAACCTGAGCTGATGAAGAGAGCACAAGACGAGGTAAGACGAAGTGTCGGAAGCAAAGGGGAGGTGGAGGAGAGTGACCTTCACCAACTTCATTTCTTCAAGTGTGTCATCAAGGAGACGATGAGGCTGCACCCTGCCGCTCCGCTGCTACTTCCTAGGGAAACCATGCAGCACTTTAAGCTTAATGGCTATGATATTCTACCAAAAACATGGATGTATGTGAATGCTTGGGCGATAGGAAGAGATCCCAATTCGTGGGGGAGGCCTCATCTCTTTGATCCAGAGAGGTTCATGCATGACTCCACGGAGGCAAGTGGGCAGGATTTCAAGCTCATACCATTTGGCGAAGGTCGAAGGATCTGCCCCGGTAAAAATCTTGGAATGTTAATGGTGGAACTTGTGCTTGCCAACCTCCTCTACTCCTTTGATTGGCATTTACCACCTGGAATGGTGAAGGAGGACATCAGTATGGAGGAAGCACCTGGTGTCACCGTGCATAGAGAGTATGCTCTTTGTCTCATGGCCACCAAATATGATGCAACAACAGCCTGA